The following are from one region of the Streptomyces fradiae genome:
- a CDS encoding S8 family serine peptidase: MSFPSHPSAVRRRRRQLLSAAVAVPLLASGLAVAQAPAQAAPSKPAVPAKPSATHRVTLVTGDIVTVTTTADGKQMADVDRPDDAFGGVRLQEIKGDLFVIPDEAGPLLGAGTLDRRLFNVTDLIEMGYDDAKSGAVPLIATYTPPKSRAAVEPTAPRGSRLTRKLKGIGAAALSTEKRQARTFWNTVAPRGGTRLGAGVEKLWLDGRVKPALKESVPLIGAPEAWAAGYTGKGVKVAVLDTGIDVNHPDFAGLIDGTTSFVPGEGVTDVNGHGTHVAGTIVGSGAASGGENKGVAPGADLYVGKVLGGAEGSGQDSWVMAGMQWAAESGADVVNMSLGDSYPTDGSDPMSQLVDTLSAQYGTLFVIAAGNAGPETISAPGAAAAALTVAATDKQDRLASFSSTGPLAYSGGMKPDIAAPGVDITAARSQEMTDGGEGLYRTLSGTSMATPHVVGAAALLAQQHPDWTGAQLKEHLMSTAKGLDAAYSPYEIGTGRLDVTAAVRTAVRGTGSLFFGNHTWPHEPSDTAVTKDLTFTNSGSADVTLNLALTDTDGPFSLGAATVTVPAGGKATVPVTGDPQAASAGRHAGYVIGTDAATGRPVTRTSVALLKEEERYDLNIKLVGRDGKPAAGWVSVNLAGDGWPWSLYVDGSATMRMAPGRYTVAAYLDVTGERADRSGLAVLVDPETVLKDASADVVLDASKAHLLRTEAPQRTQDRQRKVDFNVHYTGFDPWWDYRGAYVLPPTYDDVYVSPTEPMTQGEFTLITRWRKGEPQLGLSTADGRLDLETLVQGGSALGTATDRLTAVYAGKGAAADYERLGAKGKVAVVERSDEVAPEERVAAAAAAGAKALIVVNDGVGGLLEYVGESAIPVATVHRDAGRALVAKARAGNLKLTVRQTEYTPFVYDLTRDYPGQVPDRALVYQPTKADLARIDARYYAAAGGRLAEGYRSDFTLSPSFNFPEAEWHPGTRTEWVTPGQVWREFHTQGMDTALPWSMVSGDNRYAKGSTTRLDWFAPATRPGQSESFGVYNSRWQNYMTWNVQPWASASDAMRLGGYLPWGETPTHLQIFQGDTLIHDNPNSSDMQWVEVPAGELPYRAVLDAERPADLFRLSTRTHTEWTFRSGTVDSEFFEPFSVLNLDYRLETDLHGDVRANATQEIALKPVSTDLGAVPGKVTTVTLDVSYDDGATWQKVTLAKGNDGSWTGSFRTAKKPGGFVSLRAGAGTDRGFGVKSEIIRAYGLR, translated from the coding sequence ATGTCCTTCCCCTCGCATCCTTCCGCCGTCCGGCGCAGGCGCCGGCAGCTGCTCTCCGCAGCCGTCGCGGTGCCCCTCCTCGCCTCGGGTCTCGCCGTCGCGCAGGCACCGGCCCAGGCCGCTCCGAGCAAGCCGGCCGTCCCCGCCAAGCCCTCGGCGACCCATCGGGTCACCCTGGTCACCGGCGACATCGTCACGGTCACCACGACCGCCGACGGCAAGCAGATGGCCGACGTCGACCGACCGGACGACGCCTTCGGCGGTGTCAGACTCCAGGAGATCAAGGGCGACCTGTTCGTCATCCCGGACGAGGCCGGGCCGCTGCTCGGAGCCGGCACGCTGGACCGGCGGCTGTTCAACGTCACCGACCTGATCGAGATGGGGTACGACGACGCGAAGTCGGGCGCGGTGCCGCTGATCGCGACGTACACCCCGCCGAAGTCCCGCGCGGCCGTCGAACCGACCGCCCCCCGGGGAAGCAGGCTGACCCGCAAGCTCAAGGGCATCGGCGCCGCCGCGCTCAGCACCGAGAAGCGCCAGGCCCGCACCTTCTGGAACACCGTCGCGCCGCGGGGCGGCACGCGCTTGGGCGCGGGTGTGGAGAAGCTGTGGCTCGACGGCCGGGTGAAGCCCGCCCTGAAGGAGAGCGTGCCGCTGATCGGCGCGCCCGAGGCCTGGGCCGCCGGCTACACCGGCAAGGGCGTCAAGGTCGCGGTGCTCGACACCGGCATCGACGTCAACCACCCCGACTTCGCCGGGCTGATCGACGGCACGACCAGCTTCGTGCCCGGTGAGGGCGTCACCGACGTCAACGGGCACGGCACGCATGTGGCCGGCACGATCGTCGGCTCGGGCGCCGCGTCCGGGGGCGAGAACAAGGGCGTCGCGCCCGGGGCCGACCTCTACGTCGGCAAGGTGCTCGGCGGCGCCGAGGGTTCCGGCCAGGACTCCTGGGTCATGGCCGGCATGCAGTGGGCCGCCGAGTCCGGCGCAGACGTCGTCAACATGAGCCTCGGCGACTCCTACCCCACGGACGGCAGCGACCCGATGTCGCAGCTGGTCGACACGCTCTCCGCGCAGTACGGCACGCTGTTCGTCATAGCCGCCGGCAACGCGGGCCCCGAGACCATCTCCGCCCCGGGCGCGGCCGCCGCGGCGCTGACCGTGGCGGCCACGGACAAGCAGGACCGGCTCGCGTCCTTCTCCAGCACCGGCCCGCTGGCGTACTCCGGCGGCATGAAGCCGGACATCGCCGCGCCGGGCGTGGACATCACCGCCGCCCGCTCGCAGGAGATGACCGACGGCGGCGAGGGCCTCTACCGCACCCTCAGCGGCACCTCGATGGCCACCCCGCACGTCGTCGGCGCGGCGGCGCTCCTGGCACAGCAGCACCCCGACTGGACCGGCGCGCAGCTCAAGGAACACCTGATGAGCACCGCGAAGGGCCTCGACGCCGCCTACTCGCCGTACGAGATCGGCACCGGCCGTCTCGACGTGACCGCCGCCGTGCGCACCGCGGTCCGCGGCACCGGATCGCTCTTCTTCGGCAACCACACCTGGCCCCACGAGCCGAGCGACACCGCCGTCACGAAGGACCTGACCTTCACCAACTCCGGTTCCGCCGACGTCACGCTGAACCTGGCGCTGACCGACACGGACGGCCCGTTCTCGCTGGGCGCCGCCACGGTGACGGTCCCGGCGGGCGGCAAGGCGACCGTCCCGGTGACCGGCGACCCGCAGGCCGCCTCGGCCGGACGGCACGCCGGCTACGTGATCGGCACCGACGCGGCCACCGGACGGCCGGTGACCCGCACCTCCGTGGCGCTGCTCAAGGAGGAGGAGCGCTACGACCTGAACATCAAGCTGGTCGGCCGGGACGGCAAGCCCGCCGCCGGCTGGGTCTCGGTCAACCTGGCGGGCGACGGCTGGCCCTGGTCGCTCTACGTCGACGGCTCCGCCACCATGCGCATGGCCCCCGGCCGGTACACCGTCGCCGCCTACCTCGACGTGACCGGCGAGCGGGCGGACCGCTCGGGCCTGGCCGTCCTCGTCGACCCGGAGACCGTGCTCAAGGACGCCTCCGCGGACGTGGTCCTCGACGCGAGCAAGGCACACCTGCTGCGGACCGAGGCGCCGCAGCGCACCCAGGACCGCCAGCGCAAGGTCGACTTCAACGTCCACTACACCGGCTTCGACCCGTGGTGGGACTACCGCGGCGCGTACGTGCTGCCGCCGACCTACGACGACGTCTACGTCTCCCCGACGGAGCCGATGACGCAGGGCGAGTTCACGCTGATCACCCGCTGGCGCAAGGGCGAGCCGCAGCTCGGCCTGAGCACGGCCGACGGCCGGCTCGACCTCGAGACCCTGGTGCAGGGCGGCAGCGCCCTGGGCACCGCCACGGACCGGCTGACCGCGGTCTACGCGGGCAAGGGCGCCGCAGCCGACTACGAGCGGCTGGGCGCGAAGGGCAAGGTCGCCGTCGTCGAGCGCAGCGACGAGGTCGCGCCGGAGGAGCGCGTCGCCGCCGCGGCCGCGGCCGGGGCGAAGGCCCTGATCGTGGTCAACGACGGCGTCGGCGGACTGCTGGAGTACGTCGGCGAGTCGGCCATTCCGGTCGCCACCGTGCACCGCGACGCGGGCCGGGCCCTCGTGGCGAAGGCCAGGGCCGGCAACCTCAAGCTGACCGTGCGGCAGACCGAGTACACGCCGTTCGTCTACGACCTGACCCGCGACTACCCCGGCCAGGTGCCGGACCGGGCCCTGGTCTACCAGCCCACCAAAGCCGACCTCGCCCGGATCGACGCCCGCTACTATGCGGCCGCGGGCGGCCGCCTCGCCGAGGGCTACCGGTCGGACTTCACCCTCAGCCCGTCGTTCAACTTCCCCGAGGCAGAGTGGCACCCGGGCACCCGCACCGAGTGGGTGACCCCCGGTCAGGTCTGGCGGGAGTTCCACACCCAGGGCATGGACACCGCCCTGCCGTGGTCGATGGTGTCGGGGGACAACAGGTACGCCAAGGGCAGCACGACCCGTCTCGACTGGTTCGCTCCGGCGACCCGGCCGGGCCAGAGCGAGTCCTTCGGCGTCTACAACTCCCGCTGGCAGAACTACATGACCTGGAACGTGCAGCCGTGGGCCTCGGCCAGCGACGCCATGCGCCTCGGCGGCTACCTGCCGTGGGGCGAGACGCCGACCCACCTGCAGATCTTCCAGGGCGACACGCTCATCCACGACAACCCGAACAGCTCGGACATGCAGTGGGTGGAGGTGCCGGCCGGTGAGCTGCCCTACCGTGCCGTCCTCGATGCGGAGCGGCCCGCCGACCTCTTCCGGCTGTCGACGCGCACCCACACCGAGTGGACCTTCAGGTCCGGCACCGTCGACTCGGAGTTCTTCGAGCCGTTCTCAGTGCTGAACCTGGACTACCGGCTGGAGACGGACCTGCACGGTGACGTCAGGGCCAACGCGACCCAGGAGATCGCGCTCAAGCCGGTGTCGACGGACCTGGGCGCCGTGCCGGGCAAGGTCACCACGGTGACGCTCGACGTCTCGTACGACGACGGCGCCACCTGGCAGAAGGTGACCCTGGCCAAGGGCAACGACGGCTCCTGGACCGGATCCTTCAGGACGGCCAAGAAGCCGGGCGGCTTCGTCTCGCTCCGCGCGGGCGCCGGGACGGACCGGGGCTTCGGCGTCAAGAGCGAGATCATCCGGGCGTACGGCCTGCGATGA